In a genomic window of Methanosarcina horonobensis HB-1 = JCM 15518:
- a CDS encoding FAD-dependent oxidoreductase — MADQKETGYTLPGRAESYWKATMPESKYPPLSGDIRVDVAILGGGIVGITSAFLLKEAGVQSVAVIEADRILTGVTGHTTAKITSQHHLIYDRLLSKFGRRQAQQYAESNQAAIEKIASIVNSRKIDCDFVRKPAYVYAGSEDSVGKIRNEVQAAQKLGLPASFEENLPLPFEIYGAVRFNHQAQFHPTKYLGALAREIHEDGCHIFENTRALKIEGENPISIKTDRGTVKAQKVIQATHFPIHDRPGLFFERLYQSRSYVLGVRIGEAFPEGMFINAEEPVRSLRAQRTEGEELVLVTGEGHRTGEGNHETDHYQNLEKWVRSIYSVNSIDYRWSTQDTISIDHVPYIGQLTSGSENSYLATGFRKWGMTTGTVAAMILTDMILGKSNSWEEVYDPSRFKLVESAKNILSQVAEASKAFVGDRILPVHKEASQIIPGEGEIVKIEGERVAAYRDREGMLHTLDPSCRHLGCIVSWNDAERTWDCPCHGSRYKATGEVIHSPAVSGLSEKKVEE, encoded by the coding sequence ATGGCAGATCAAAAGGAAACTGGTTATACTCTTCCCGGCAGGGCAGAATCTTACTGGAAGGCTACTATGCCAGAGTCAAAATATCCTCCTCTTTCCGGAGATATTCGTGTAGATGTTGCAATTCTTGGGGGTGGAATAGTAGGAATTACGTCTGCCTTCCTTTTGAAGGAAGCAGGTGTGCAATCCGTGGCAGTGATCGAAGCAGACCGCATTCTGACAGGGGTGACAGGCCACACCACAGCCAAAATTACATCCCAGCACCACCTGATCTACGACCGCCTGCTCTCAAAATTCGGGAGAAGGCAGGCACAACAGTACGCAGAGTCCAACCAGGCAGCCATAGAGAAAATAGCTTCCATAGTAAACTCAAGGAAGATAGACTGCGATTTTGTCCGTAAACCTGCCTACGTTTATGCAGGCTCTGAAGATTCGGTTGGGAAAATACGAAATGAGGTCCAGGCAGCCCAGAAACTCGGGCTTCCGGCTTCGTTTGAAGAAAACCTGCCCCTGCCCTTTGAGATATACGGTGCGGTCCGTTTCAATCATCAGGCGCAGTTTCATCCCACAAAGTACCTTGGTGCACTGGCAAGGGAGATTCATGAGGACGGATGTCACATCTTTGAGAACACAAGAGCATTGAAAATAGAAGGGGAGAACCCCATAAGCATAAAAACGGATAGAGGAACCGTAAAAGCGCAGAAGGTTATCCAGGCAACTCATTTTCCAATTCATGACAGACCCGGGCTGTTTTTTGAGCGTCTTTACCAATCTCGCTCATACGTGCTCGGAGTTCGCATTGGTGAAGCTTTCCCAGAAGGAATGTTCATAAACGCCGAAGAACCTGTCAGGTCTCTCCGGGCACAGCGCACAGAGGGGGAAGAACTTGTGCTTGTGACCGGAGAGGGACATAGAACAGGAGAGGGAAATCATGAAACTGATCACTACCAAAACCTCGAGAAATGGGTAAGATCTATCTATTCCGTCAATTCCATTGATTACCGCTGGTCGACTCAGGATACCATAAGTATTGACCATGTTCCTTACATTGGTCAGCTGACATCAGGAAGCGAAAACTCGTATCTGGCAACGGGATTCCGAAAATGGGGCATGACCACAGGTACGGTCGCAGCAATGATTCTTACGGATATGATCCTTGGGAAGTCCAACTCCTGGGAAGAAGTGTACGATCCTTCGCGATTCAAACTGGTTGAATCGGCAAAAAACATCCTCTCACAGGTTGCTGAGGCTAGCAAAGCCTTTGTAGGAGATAGAATACTCCCTGTTCATAAAGAGGCATCGCAGATTATACCTGGAGAGGGTGAGATTGTCAAAATAGAAGGCGAAAGAGTAGCAGCATACAGAGATCGGGAAGGAATGCTCCACACTCTTGACCCCTCCTGCAGACACCTGGGATGTATCGTATCCTGGAATGACGCCGAAAGGACCTGGGACTGCCCCTGTCACGGCTCCCGCTATAAAGCAACAGGAGAGGTTATTCACAGTCCTGCCGTTTCCGGGCTTTCGGAAAAGAAAGTTGAGGAATGA
- a CDS encoding FAD-dependent oxidoreductase → MPNRNETGYTLPGKAESYWVATTPESNYPALSGDIRVDVAIIGGGIVGITSAFLLKEAGVSVAVIEADRILRGTTGHTTAKITSQHNLIYDSLISELGRGQAKQYADSNQAAIDKIEYIVRSWNIDCDFSYKPAYVYAGSEASAQKILDEVRAARSLGIPASFEGDLPLPFKTYGSVRFSHQAQFHPRKYLCALAREIEGDGCHIYEKTRALGIEGEGPVIVKTDRGNIKAENIIQATRFPIVDKPGELFKKLKQSMSYVLGAYIEEPFPEGMFINAEEPARSLRSQPTEKGEMVLVVGDGHHAGYGNPTHEHYGHLEDWVRSVYRVRSIDYHWSTEDVVPEDNVPLIGRLTPDSEHLYLATGFKKWGMTAGTAAAMILTDTILGRDNPWTEVYDPSRSRQESQFSMEDVSGIEPGQGTVIEKGEEEKVAVYRDPQGVLYTLNPACRHMGCTVSWNDAEKTWDCPCHGSRYNARGEVIYSPAVYGLLEKRIRGQDKKPYSYTRDTS, encoded by the coding sequence ATGCCGAATAGGAATGAAACAGGATATACTCTCCCTGGAAAAGCAGAGTCTTACTGGGTGGCAACTACTCCGGAATCAAACTATCCTGCTCTTTCAGGAGACATTAGGGTTGACGTAGCGATAATTGGGGGAGGGATAGTTGGAATTACCTCAGCCTTTCTTTTAAAGGAAGCTGGAGTATCCGTTGCAGTTATTGAGGCAGACAGGATTCTCAGAGGTACAACCGGGCACACGACTGCAAAAATCACCTCCCAGCATAACCTTATCTATGACAGCCTTATATCGGAGCTGGGAAGAGGGCAGGCAAAACAGTATGCTGATTCCAACCAGGCAGCAATCGATAAGATTGAATATATTGTTCGTTCATGGAATATTGACTGCGACTTTTCTTACAAACCTGCTTATGTCTACGCAGGTTCTGAGGCTTCCGCACAGAAGATCCTGGACGAAGTTCGTGCAGCCCGGAGCCTTGGCATTCCGGCTTCATTCGAGGGAGACCTGCCGCTTCCTTTTAAAACCTATGGCTCGGTACGGTTCAGCCATCAGGCCCAGTTCCATCCCAGAAAATATCTCTGTGCCCTTGCAAGAGAAATTGAGGGTGACGGCTGCCATATCTATGAGAAAACCCGGGCTCTCGGTATCGAAGGGGAAGGGCCCGTTATTGTAAAAACAGATAGAGGAAACATAAAGGCGGAGAATATAATTCAGGCAACACGTTTCCCGATTGTGGATAAGCCTGGAGAGTTATTCAAAAAACTTAAACAATCGATGTCATATGTACTAGGGGCATATATAGAAGAACCGTTCCCTGAGGGCATGTTTATTAATGCAGAGGAACCAGCGAGGTCTCTGCGCTCGCAACCTACAGAAAAAGGCGAGATGGTACTCGTAGTTGGGGACGGACATCATGCAGGATATGGGAACCCCACACATGAGCACTACGGGCATCTTGAGGATTGGGTAAGATCGGTCTATAGGGTACGGTCCATCGACTACCACTGGTCGACCGAAGATGTCGTGCCTGAAGATAATGTTCCACTTATTGGCAGGCTTACTCCGGACAGCGAGCATCTGTATCTGGCAACCGGATTTAAGAAGTGGGGGATGACTGCAGGCACTGCTGCAGCAATGATTCTTACGGATACGATCCTTGGAAGGGACAACCCATGGACTGAGGTATACGATCCTTCAAGATCCAGACAGGAATCTCAGTTTTCTATGGAAGATGTATCCGGAATTGAACCCGGACAGGGGACTGTTATTGAAAAAGGGGAAGAAGAAAAGGTAGCGGTATACCGGGATCCGCAGGGAGTACTCTATACGCTCAATCCTGCCTGCAGACATATGGGATGTACTGTTTCCTGGAACGATGCTGAGAAAACCTGGGACTGTCCCTGCCATGGTTCACGCTACAACGCCAGGGGAGAAGTTATTTACAGCCCTGCAGTGTACGGACTTCTTGAAAAGCGCATCAGAGGGCAGGACAAAAAACCATATTCGTACACTAGAGATACTTCATAA
- a CDS encoding SWIM zinc finger family protein — MPSENKDSDPFKELKWSDLQDWAGGKATAKGIKYQEEGRVKELQLTTEGSLVARVEGTTDYFTEVTLKQGKLSSICTCPVGHNCKHGVAAVLEYLELAEQGEKVPLASEEDPFVAKARQEYTGAETHVHRAEEPSAMALREYLEQLTKKELIEILVAFAEKDDLLGRYLRDRQSLAAEDIEGIVGEVYSELDELLEETGNLDYASYEIDMPDFLDVQVGLESLLDAGQPDELLDIGKELMKRYEKIAEYDEEGEIGTKISFCMDIVFEALARSSLPAHEKMLYMLEIELRDNYNTLNEHAFWEKDFTPEEWKRFAEALKIKLEEADRIKDTIYSLSWQRDYAVDRLIDALGKAGIFEEIIPICESEAEKTGNYVRLVRVLLDSGQKTKAEEWIYRGIKETREFEPETAYQLWQILLEIKEKEEDWLFAAALETEEFFRSPEIDRYLSVRETSKKAGKWQEILEAILRYLKNGELPEGQAKTTKVKAGKFKTEEEASILPGTLPKTGLLESGSLKKIKTPAFDLLIKIAIQEEDQKEVVHWYEELKKSGKESEEYWHLVPGNEIANSVKKKYPEVALEIWKTLAERLISETKVSSYEEASAYLRKIKETLEASGRKEEWEAYFSEIKEENRRKRRLLEILEMLGQDRIIMGERKVS; from the coding sequence ATGCCATCAGAAAACAAAGATTCCGATCCCTTTAAAGAATTAAAGTGGAGTGACCTGCAGGACTGGGCAGGAGGGAAGGCAACTGCAAAGGGAATAAAATACCAGGAAGAAGGACGGGTAAAAGAGCTTCAGCTAACCACTGAAGGCAGCCTCGTAGCCCGTGTAGAAGGGACAACTGATTATTTCACAGAAGTTACCCTGAAACAGGGAAAGTTGAGTTCTATCTGCACCTGCCCTGTAGGACACAACTGCAAACATGGGGTTGCAGCCGTACTTGAATATCTCGAACTTGCAGAGCAGGGAGAAAAGGTTCCCCTTGCTTCCGAAGAAGATCCTTTCGTTGCAAAAGCCAGACAGGAATATACTGGAGCTGAAACTCATGTCCACAGAGCTGAAGAACCCTCAGCCATGGCTCTCCGCGAGTACCTTGAGCAGCTGACGAAAAAAGAACTGATCGAAATACTGGTGGCGTTTGCAGAAAAAGATGATCTTCTTGGCAGGTACCTTCGAGATAGGCAGAGTCTTGCAGCAGAAGATATAGAAGGTATTGTAGGGGAAGTTTATTCCGAACTTGACGAGCTTCTGGAAGAAACCGGGAACTTAGATTATGCAAGTTACGAAATTGACATGCCTGATTTTTTAGATGTGCAGGTAGGATTAGAGAGCTTGCTTGACGCGGGACAGCCTGATGAACTGCTTGATATCGGAAAAGAATTGATGAAAAGGTACGAAAAAATAGCGGAGTATGATGAAGAAGGGGAGATAGGAACAAAAATATCCTTCTGCATGGACATCGTGTTTGAGGCTCTGGCTCGATCCTCCCTCCCTGCCCACGAGAAAATGCTCTATATGCTCGAAATTGAGTTAAGAGATAACTACAACACTCTTAATGAACACGCTTTTTGGGAAAAAGATTTTACTCCTGAAGAATGGAAGCGTTTTGCAGAAGCCCTGAAAATCAAGCTGGAGGAAGCTGACAGGATAAAAGATACTATCTACAGTCTATCCTGGCAAAGGGACTACGCAGTTGACAGGCTGATTGATGCCCTTGGAAAAGCCGGGATTTTTGAGGAGATAATTCCCATCTGTGAAAGTGAAGCCGAAAAAACAGGAAATTATGTCCGGCTTGTCAGGGTGCTGCTTGACTCGGGGCAGAAAACGAAGGCAGAAGAGTGGATTTACAGGGGAATCAAAGAAACCAGGGAATTTGAACCCGAAACTGCTTATCAGCTCTGGCAGATCCTGCTCGAAATCAAAGAAAAAGAAGAGGACTGGCTTTTTGCGGCTGCCCTTGAAACAGAAGAGTTTTTCAGGTCTCCTGAGATTGATCGTTATCTCAGCGTACGGGAAACATCAAAGAAGGCAGGAAAATGGCAGGAAATCCTGGAAGCTATTCTAAGATACCTGAAAAACGGAGAGCTACCAGAGGGGCAGGCTAAAACAACCAAGGTCAAAGCCGGGAAGTTCAAAACTGAAGAGGAAGCTTCAATTCTCCCCGGCACTCTCCCGAAGACAGGACTTCTGGAATCCGGCTCATTAAAGAAAATCAAAACCCCAGCCTTTGATCTTTTAATAAAGATAGCAATTCAGGAAGAAGACCAGAAGGAAGTTGTCCACTGGTATGAGGAACTTAAAAAAAGCGGAAAAGAATCCGAAGAATACTGGCACCTGGTCCCAGGGAATGAGATTGCAAACTCAGTAAAGAAAAAATATCCTGAAGTCGCGCTTGAGATATGGAAAACACTTGCAGAAAGGCTGATTTCAGAAACAAAAGTGAGTTCATATGAAGAGGCGTCCGCATACCTTCGGAAAATAAAGGAAACCCTGGAAGCCAGCGGAAGAAAAGAGGAATGGGAAGCCTATTTCTCTGAGATAAAAGAAGAAAACAGACGCAAAAGGAGGCTGCTTGAGATTCTGGAGATGCTTGGACAAGATCGAATAATAATGGGTGAAAGAAAAGTGAGTTAA
- a CDS encoding bifunctional polysaccharide deacetylase/glycosyltransferase family 2 protein, with the protein MKKHIGDFVKFQRTKVIHQPDIIFARKEKNEKKFTSSSSSRIINKCMPIVSLLLAVLITLSIGLFLYTGLNHLNGGTPGSITILEEPELLDSLKDAQDRGVLMGIHGWAHENYSILTPLQTKENIEKGKEVFEKAGIVPVAFILPEEPINGIVDESLKQKIESNGISTQLPILETSGSNRNEYTWEWRTMQSFDDPRYQEASEQIREENPETILLHVQDWNPYTKQFLTDYLSSTNEMNITVRVDDIEVNTRPEVVSDMAKLTQYESVGQVAFSVIPAGSRKGDNPTIGNINVNKIMEIYFGFFIITSLLPLSFFVIWKLLSECHKKRKQNKYLLEDGRDPKDPDAKSPMLVSIIVPAYNEEKAIGKCLQSILDQDYKGEMEIIAVNDGSSDRTAEIISRYPVKLLDLKVNGGKANALNEAIEIAKGDILIFTDSDSYMAPDAVSSLMKCLNENKDAQMVAGNVYIHDNRRKKGLMKYFQMIEYRTEQDITRHLQSLSGSILVCPGPLTAVRRKVCDVVRFSNETIVEDADFTIKALKNSVKIIQEPKAIVYTNAPETLRGWYKQRKRWWYGNLQLWRLHKKWAIKNPWMIFNYSGYITGIFSILLIMSIPCLILQYENIPLILMSGILCLAFSIMLYIIYIGPLFATDKRLLVMLIPYVLIYATIKVVVISCLFLCYLTGKGIKVKFGANTFVVR; encoded by the coding sequence ATGAAGAAACATATCGGAGATTTTGTAAAATTCCAAAGGACAAAAGTGATACATCAGCCAGATATTATATTTGCTCGAAAAGAGAAAAACGAGAAAAAGTTTACGAGTTCGTCCAGCAGTCGTATTATAAATAAATGTATGCCGATTGTCTCATTACTTTTGGCGGTATTAATCACTCTCTCAATTGGATTATTTCTTTACACGGGACTTAATCACTTAAACGGCGGTACTCCCGGAAGTATTACTATTCTGGAAGAACCAGAGCTCCTTGATTCATTGAAGGACGCGCAGGATAGAGGAGTTCTTATGGGAATACACGGATGGGCACATGAAAATTATTCTATCCTAACGCCATTGCAGACAAAAGAAAATATAGAAAAGGGGAAAGAAGTCTTTGAAAAAGCCGGAATTGTTCCTGTGGCATTTATCCTTCCAGAAGAACCCATCAATGGAATAGTAGATGAATCGTTAAAACAGAAAATAGAGAGTAATGGAATCTCAACACAGTTACCCATTCTCGAAACGAGCGGATCCAATAGAAACGAATATACCTGGGAGTGGCGTACAATGCAAAGCTTTGACGACCCCCGGTACCAGGAAGCTTCAGAGCAAATCAGGGAAGAAAATCCAGAAACCATTCTGCTCCATGTACAGGACTGGAATCCATACACAAAGCAGTTTCTCACTGATTACTTATCATCGACTAACGAGATGAATATCACCGTCAGAGTAGACGATATTGAGGTGAATACCCGACCAGAAGTAGTCTCCGACATGGCCAAGTTGACTCAGTATGAATCAGTAGGACAGGTTGCATTTTCAGTTATCCCTGCAGGATCAAGGAAAGGTGACAACCCTACTATCGGAAATATAAATGTAAATAAGATAATGGAGATATATTTCGGGTTCTTTATCATAACCTCATTACTGCCACTTTCATTCTTTGTGATATGGAAGTTGTTATCTGAGTGTCACAAGAAAAGAAAACAAAATAAATACTTACTTGAAGATGGTCGAGATCCGAAAGATCCTGACGCGAAAAGTCCAATGTTAGTCTCCATTATCGTTCCTGCCTACAATGAAGAGAAAGCAATAGGCAAATGCCTCCAATCCATCCTTGACCAGGACTACAAAGGAGAAATGGAAATAATCGCTGTTAATGATGGTTCCAGTGACAGAACTGCAGAGATTATTTCAAGATATCCCGTAAAACTTCTCGATCTTAAAGTGAACGGAGGAAAAGCAAACGCTCTTAATGAAGCGATTGAGATTGCAAAAGGAGACATCCTGATCTTTACGGATTCAGACTCGTATATGGCACCGGATGCTGTGAGCTCTTTAATGAAATGTCTCAATGAGAATAAAGATGCCCAGATGGTGGCAGGAAATGTGTATATCCACGATAACCGCAGAAAGAAAGGACTCATGAAATACTTCCAGATGATAGAATACCGAACAGAACAGGATATTACCCGTCACCTTCAGAGTTTGTCCGGCAGTATTCTCGTATGCCCTGGCCCTCTTACCGCTGTCAGGCGCAAAGTATGCGATGTAGTTAGATTCAGTAACGAAACTATCGTTGAAGACGCAGACTTTACAATCAAAGCTCTTAAAAACTCCGTTAAGATTATTCAAGAACCAAAAGCAATAGTTTACACAAACGCACCTGAGACTCTTCGAGGGTGGTATAAACAGAGAAAGAGATGGTGGTACGGCAATCTCCAGTTATGGAGGCTCCACAAAAAATGGGCAATAAAGAACCCATGGATGATATTCAATTACTCAGGATATATTACTGGAATTTTCTCCATACTCCTGATCATGTCAATACCGTGCTTAATACTTCAATATGAGAACATCCCATTGATATTGATGAGTGGAATCCTCTGTCTTGCATTCTCCATAATGCTGTACATCATATACATCGGCCCATTGTTTGCCACAGACAAAAGATTATTAGTAATGTTGATACCATATGTATTGATCTATGCAACAATAAAGGTGGTAGTAATCAGCTGCCTTTTCCTCTGCTACCTGACAGGTAAAGGAATAAAGGTTAAGTTCGGTGCAAACACCTTTGTGGTGAGATAA
- a CDS encoding 4Fe-4S binding protein yields MAAKVNKEECTGCGTCVEECPVEAIIIDEDEGCAVVDEDECVDCGACEEACPIGAIKTE; encoded by the coding sequence ATGGCAGCAAAAGTCAACAAAGAAGAATGTACAGGCTGCGGGACCTGTGTGGAAGAGTGTCCTGTAGAAGCAATTATAATTGATGAGGATGAAGGCTGTGCGGTTGTAGATGAGGATGAATGTGTAGACTGCGGAGCCTGCGAAGAAGCCTGCCCCATTGGAGCTATAAAGACTGAATAA
- a CDS encoding DNA-deoxyinosine glycosylase, whose product MIKRGFPPVLDKNTEILILGSLPGDESLRRRQYYGHPGNDFWRLVGNAIGESLQDMDYETRLETLKRNKIGLWDVFKTGRREGSQDSNIREEEINQFSILKEMAPELKLVCFNGKTSGKYEPILRAMGYKTKILPSSSGINRRNLKIRESEWEITLKR is encoded by the coding sequence ATGATAAAAAGAGGTTTTCCTCCTGTTCTTGATAAAAATACTGAAATCCTGATTCTGGGTTCTCTTCCTGGAGATGAGTCCTTAAGGAGGCGGCAGTACTATGGGCACCCTGGAAATGACTTCTGGAGGCTAGTCGGCAATGCCATCGGAGAGAGTCTTCAGGACATGGACTATGAAACAAGGCTTGAGACTCTAAAACGCAATAAAATAGGGCTCTGGGATGTTTTTAAAACCGGGAGAAGGGAAGGAAGTCAGGACTCAAACATCAGAGAAGAGGAGATAAATCAGTTTTCAATATTAAAAGAGATGGCGCCAGAGCTAAAACTGGTATGTTTTAATGGTAAAACATCAGGAAAATATGAACCGATTCTGAGAGCAATGGGCTATAAAACAAAGATCCTGCCCTCTTCAAGCGGAATAAACCGGAGAAATTTAAAAATAAGGGAATCTGAGTGGGAAATTACCCTGAAGCGTTAA
- a CDS encoding helix-turn-helix transcriptional regulator, translated as MSMELQLIDTIFFSDKRKNLLLLLKNGPKTIEEIKTELEVSSSPIMAQVRILLKDGLLVQKEDIYELSVKGKLIVPKMEPLLSTFKVFDDNHDYWARHNLRTLPPHLLDRIGELGLCKELVPERTHIFDYPPEIMDPLYRSKIVMEISSFFRPGYPGLYLDLAKRGIKVFLVLERSIYGKLVRDYRKEVEEFINMENTCLFVCDDKIELASSIVTDRFISLSMISKDGRYYNHEMVSFEKSALEWGKELFNYYRDMSEQIMQV; from the coding sequence ATGAGTATGGAACTGCAGTTAATAGATACTATTTTCTTTTCGGACAAAAGGAAAAATTTACTTCTGCTCCTGAAGAACGGGCCAAAAACGATCGAAGAAATCAAGACCGAACTTGAAGTCAGTTCCAGCCCTATTATGGCTCAGGTCCGCATCCTGCTCAAAGATGGACTGCTGGTGCAGAAAGAGGATATTTACGAACTTTCTGTAAAAGGGAAGCTTATAGTTCCCAAAATGGAACCTCTTCTTTCTACTTTTAAGGTCTTTGATGACAATCACGATTACTGGGCAAGACATAATTTGCGTACCCTTCCTCCTCACCTTCTGGACCGAATCGGAGAACTGGGTCTATGTAAGGAACTCGTACCTGAGAGAACTCATATTTTCGATTACCCGCCAGAAATTATGGACCCGCTTTACAGGTCTAAAATAGTAATGGAAATATCTTCGTTTTTCCGTCCGGGATATCCGGGTCTCTATCTGGATCTTGCAAAAAGAGGGATTAAAGTGTTTCTTGTTCTTGAAAGATCAATATACGGGAAACTGGTCCGCGACTACAGAAAAGAGGTCGAGGAATTCATAAATATGGAAAATACATGTCTCTTTGTTTGTGACGATAAAATTGAGCTCGCTTCCAGTATTGTTACTGACCGTTTTATCTCTTTATCTATGATTTCAAAAGACGGAAGATACTATAACCACGAGATGGTGAGCTTTGAAAAAAGCGCCCTTGAATGGGGTAAGGAACTTTTCAATTATTACAGGGACATGTCTGAACAGATTATGCAGGTATGA
- a CDS encoding helix-turn-helix transcriptional regulator — MQPELIDVVFRSQKRRDLLLLLGEEPRTMEEIKTLLDVSPTAILPQIKRLTDSNLVIQKNGSYELTDMGEQVFKKVRSLVDVLTLVEKNNYWIEHDLDGIPQYLLDRIGDIKDCNLIKADPSQIFEPNTELLNFFSSSRYLMVFSSFYRPEFLPLYSKLARLESEVSLIFTESVLEKFLHNYERKIRKFATMENTELSVCKDGVKIAELIVSDRGMMISLFDSQGRFYHEYMYCSEPQAISWARELFDLYKSRALKVEGEKSIDSFICTSENGTFFESEMLNLHTDVSKILMHLQH, encoded by the coding sequence ATGCAACCTGAGTTAATAGATGTAGTATTTCGTTCCCAGAAAAGAAGGGATCTCCTCTTACTCTTGGGGGAAGAACCCAGAACAATGGAAGAAATTAAAACCCTCCTCGATGTGTCTCCCACAGCTATCTTGCCCCAGATCAAAAGACTTACAGACAGTAACCTGGTTATTCAAAAAAATGGCAGCTATGAATTGACAGACATGGGAGAGCAGGTGTTCAAAAAAGTCAGGTCTCTTGTTGACGTCCTTACTCTTGTTGAAAAAAATAATTACTGGATAGAACACGACCTGGACGGAATCCCTCAGTACCTTCTAGACAGGATAGGAGATATTAAGGACTGTAATCTCATTAAAGCCGATCCCAGCCAGATATTCGAACCGAACACTGAACTTTTGAATTTCTTTTCCTCTTCTCGTTATCTCATGGTATTTTCTTCCTTTTACCGGCCTGAGTTCCTTCCCCTTTATTCAAAGCTCGCAAGACTTGAGTCAGAGGTCTCTCTTATTTTTACGGAATCGGTACTCGAGAAATTCCTGCATAACTACGAAAGGAAAATACGGAAATTTGCCACAATGGAAAATACCGAACTTTCTGTCTGTAAGGATGGTGTGAAAATTGCCGAGCTTATCGTCTCCGATCGTGGGATGATGATTTCTCTTTTTGACAGCCAGGGAAGGTTCTATCATGAATATATGTACTGTTCCGAGCCTCAGGCTATTTCCTGGGCAAGAGAGCTCTTTGATTTATATAAATCAAGGGCATTAAAGGTTGAGGGTGAGAAAAGCATTGACAGTTTTATATGCACATCAGAGAATGGAACTTTCTTTGAGTCTGAAATGTTAAATCTTCATACTGATGTATCTAAGATACTGATGCATCTACAACATTGA
- the mtaC gene encoding methanol--corrinoid protein MtaC produces the protein MLDFTEASLKKVLTRYNVALEKAMTPEDAAEELYPKDELIYPIAKAIFEGEEDDVVEGLQAAIDAGEDPIALIDDALMVGMGVVTKLYDEGIIFLPNVMMSADAMLNGIEFCKENSETAPVTKGTVVCHVAEGDVHDIGKNIVTALLRANGYDVIDLGRDVPVDEVVASVVANKPLMVTGTALMTTTMYAFKEVNDKLLEKGIKIPFACGGGAVNQDFVSQYTLGVYGEEAADAPKIADAIIAGTTEIAALREKFHKH, from the coding sequence ATGTTGGACTTTACAGAGGCAAGTCTGAAAAAGGTATTAACCAGATACAATGTGGCTCTGGAAAAGGCAATGACGCCTGAAGATGCCGCAGAAGAGCTCTATCCTAAGGACGAACTTATTTACCCGATTGCAAAAGCCATCTTCGAAGGAGAAGAAGATGACGTGGTCGAGGGTCTCCAGGCAGCAATTGATGCAGGCGAAGACCCAATTGCACTCATCGACGATGCCCTCATGGTCGGTATGGGTGTTGTCACCAAGCTCTACGATGAAGGTATCATTTTCCTCCCCAATGTCATGATGTCTGCTGACGCCATGCTCAACGGTATCGAATTCTGTAAGGAAAATTCTGAAACTGCCCCTGTAACAAAGGGAACTGTTGTCTGCCACGTCGCAGAAGGTGACGTTCACGACATCGGCAAGAACATCGTTACCGCTCTCCTCAGAGCAAATGGCTACGATGTAATTGACCTCGGGAGGGACGTCCCTGTTGACGAAGTTGTTGCATCCGTTGTTGCAAACAAGCCCCTCATGGTCACAGGTACTGCACTCATGACCACCACCATGTATGCATTCAAGGAAGTTAACGACAAACTCCTCGAAAAGGGAATCAAGATCCCATTCGCATGCGGTGGCGGAGCAGTTAACCAGGACTTCGTGTCCCAGTATACACTCGGTGTGTATGGTGAAGAAGCAGCCGATGCCCCCAAGATTGCTGACGCAATCATTGCAGGTACCACAGAGATCGCAGCATTAAGAGAGAAATTCCACAAGCACTGA